A genomic segment from Geitlerinema sp. PCC 7407 encodes:
- a CDS encoding rhomboid family intramembrane serine protease, which translates to MIPLRDNLPHRRTPWMTWALAGVAIAFFGHELRLEVTGQLRPFLETWGLQPAPIQGIWADLGRSPNPAIGVALVFSLLQGVTTLFLHASFSQLLGNLLFLMVFGPSVEEQLGPGRFLGLYLLGGWVTSLGQVAFNQSPDSLFIGANGAIAAILGIYGVWFASARIDALLPLIVAFIPVQLPAWFFGLWWFVQQIFYGLGRLGDLGNTNPVDTAYWMQVLGLGVGVIWGILGRSPAVAAPPPSES; encoded by the coding sequence ATGATTCCCCTGCGCGACAATTTGCCCCATCGCCGCACGCCCTGGATGACCTGGGCCTTGGCGGGGGTCGCGATCGCCTTTTTTGGCCACGAACTGCGCCTCGAAGTGACTGGCCAGCTGCGCCCCTTCCTCGAGACCTGGGGCCTACAGCCCGCACCGATTCAGGGAATCTGGGCCGATCTGGGGCGATCGCCCAATCCTGCCATAGGCGTAGCGCTGGTTTTTAGCCTCTTGCAGGGCGTGACCACGCTGTTTTTACACGCCAGTTTTAGCCAATTATTGGGAAATCTGCTGTTTTTGATGGTTTTTGGTCCCAGTGTGGAGGAGCAGCTTGGTCCGGGGCGCTTTTTGGGCCTGTACCTCCTGGGGGGCTGGGTGACGAGCTTGGGCCAAGTGGCATTTAATCAGTCCCCAGACAGTCTCTTTATTGGCGCAAATGGGGCGATCGCCGCGATTTTGGGCATCTATGGCGTCTGGTTTGCATCAGCCCGCATTGATGCATTGCTGCCGCTGATTGTGGCTTTTATTCCGGTGCAGCTACCGGCCTGGTTCTTTGGCCTGTGGTGGTTTGTCCAGCAGATTTTTTATGGTCTGGGGCGCTTGGGTGACCTGGGCAACACCAACCCCGTTGACACGGCCTACTGGATGCAGGTTCTCGGGCTGGGCGTGGGCGTGATTTGGGGAATTCTGGGGCGATCGCCCGCGGTCGCTGCCCCGCCTCCTAGCGAATCTTGA
- the hemW gene encoding radical SAM family heme chaperone HemW produces MAETALPAAAYVHIPFCRRRCYYCDFPVSVVGDRRRGETSRAIAAYVEQLQREIRATPASGRSLQTVFFGGGTPSLLSVEQLSQILATLDQHFGLAAAAEISIEMDPGTFEAHHVAGYCRAGVSRISLGVQAFQPTLLQAAGRTHTVEDIYRAVDLVRGAEVRNLSLDLISGLPHQQLSDWQASLEKAIALGPEHLSCYDLIVEPMTPFGKRYEPGDRPLPSDEMTAQMYRLADQVLKAAGYEHYEVSNYARPGYQCRHNRVYWENQPFYGFGMGAASCLDGQRFTRPRTRSEYFAWIDRYEADPQGAIADPENPAPSETDRLLDTLMLGLRLAEGVDAGAIAQRFGPAVLTSIHQTLAPYEQEGWVAWDSAPSPTSGDRLRLTQPDGFLFSNTVLAALFRDLG; encoded by the coding sequence CCTTGCCAGCGGCGGCCTATGTTCACATTCCGTTTTGCCGTCGGCGCTGCTACTACTGCGATTTTCCAGTGTCGGTGGTGGGCGATCGCCGACGGGGCGAGACGTCGAGGGCGATCGCGGCCTACGTGGAGCAGCTCCAGCGCGAGATTCGGGCCACGCCAGCCTCGGGGCGATCGCTACAGACGGTTTTCTTCGGGGGCGGCACGCCGTCTTTGCTCTCAGTGGAGCAGCTCAGCCAGATTTTAGCGACCCTCGATCAGCACTTTGGCCTCGCAGCGGCCGCCGAAATCTCCATCGAAATGGACCCAGGCACCTTCGAGGCGCACCATGTGGCGGGCTATTGCCGCGCGGGCGTCAGCCGGATCAGCCTGGGGGTGCAGGCTTTCCAGCCGACACTGCTCCAGGCGGCGGGCCGCACTCACACCGTCGAGGATATTTATCGAGCCGTGGACCTGGTGCGCGGGGCGGAGGTGCGCAACCTGAGCCTGGATCTAATTTCGGGGTTGCCCCATCAGCAGCTGAGCGACTGGCAGGCATCCCTGGAGAAGGCGATCGCCCTGGGGCCTGAGCACCTCTCGTGCTACGACCTGATCGTCGAGCCGATGACGCCCTTCGGCAAGCGCTACGAACCGGGCGATCGCCCGCTGCCCTCGGACGAAATGACGGCCCAGATGTATCGCCTAGCCGATCAGGTGTTGAAGGCGGCGGGGTACGAGCACTACGAGGTTTCGAACTATGCGCGTCCGGGCTACCAGTGCCGCCACAACCGCGTCTATTGGGAAAATCAGCCGTTCTACGGCTTCGGAATGGGCGCCGCGAGCTGCCTGGACGGCCAGCGGTTCACGCGGCCCCGGACGCGCAGCGAGTATTTTGCCTGGATCGATCGCTACGAAGCCGACCCTCAGGGGGCGATCGCCGATCCGGAGAACCCGGCCCCCAGCGAGACAGACCGCCTCCTCGACACCCTAATGCTGGGGCTGCGGCTGGCCGAGGGCGTGGATGCAGGGGCGATCGCCCAGCGCTTCGGTCCGGCGGTGTTGACGTCCATTCACCAAACCCTCGCGCCCTACGAACAGGAGGGCTGGGTTGCCTGGGACAGCGCCCCGTCGCCCACTTCGGGCGATCGCCTGCGGCTGACCCAGCCCGACGGCTTTCTGTTTTCCAATACTGTTTTGGCCGCTCTGTTTCGCGACCTGGGCTAG